A genomic segment from Gavia stellata isolate bGavSte3 chromosome 4, bGavSte3.hap2, whole genome shotgun sequence encodes:
- the TTLL1 gene encoding polyglutamylase complex subunit TTLL1 — protein sequence MAGKVKWVTDIEKSVLINNFEKRGWIQVAENEDWNFYWMSVQTIRNVFSVETGYRLSDDQIVNHFPNHYELTRKDLMVKNIKRYRKELEKEGSPLAEKDENGKYIYLDFVPVTFMLPADYNLFVEEFRKNPSSTWIMKPCGKAQGKGIFLINKLSQIKKWSRDSKTSSFISQSSKEAYVISLYINNPLLIGGKKFDLRLYVLVSTYRPLRCYMYKLGFCRFCTVKYTPSTSELDNMFVHLTNVAIQKHGDDYNHIHGGKWTVSNLRLYLESTRGKEVTNKLFDEIHWIIVQSLKAVAPVMNNDKHCFECYGYDIIIDDKLKPWLIEVNASPSLTSSTANDRILKYNLINDTLNIAVPNGEIPDCKWNKSPPKEVLGNYEVLYDEEMAQSDGPDRDLRSRSGQSAGVKGNRARDSGKPVLTTWK from the exons ATGGCAGGAAAAGTAAAGTGGGTAACTGACATAGAAAAATCTGTTCTAATAAACAACTTTGAAAAAAGAGGCTGGATTCAGGTGGCAGAAAATGAAGACTGGAATTTTTATTG GATGAGCGTGCAAAcaatcagaaatgttttcagtgtGGAAACTGGTTATCGCCTCTCTGATGACCAAATTGTCAATCATTTCCCAAACCATTATGAACTGACCAGGAAAGATTTGATGGTAAAGAATATCAAGCGATATAGGAAAGAACTTGAGAAAGAAGGAAGTCCTCTTGCCGAAAAGGATGAAAATGGGAAATACATTTATTTGG ATTTTGTTCCTGTTACTTTTATGCTTCCTGCCGATTATAATCTCTTTGTTgaagaattcagaaaaaatCCCTCCAGCACTTGGATTATGAAACCTTGCGGCAAAGCTCAAGGAAAAGGAATATTTCTAATCAATAAACTctcccaaattaaaaaatggtcTCGAGATAGCAAAACTTCTTC GTTTATATCTCAGTCTTCCAAAGAAGCCTATGTGATTTCTCTCTATATCAACAATCCATTACTTATTGGTGGAAAGAAATTTGATCTTCGTCTGTATGTTTTAGTATCTACATATCGTCCACTGAGATGTTACAT GTATAAACTTGGATTTTGCCGGTTTTGCACAGTAAAATATACACCAAGTACAAGTGAATTGGATAACATGTTTGTACATCTTACAAATGTTGCCATTCAGAAACACGGG GATGATTACAATCATATCCATGGAGGCAAATGGACAGTGAGTAACTTACGCCTGTATCTGGAGAGCACCCGTGGAAAGGAAGTCACAAACAAATTGTTTGATGAAATTCACTGGATAATTGTGCAGTCACTGAAGGCTGTTGCG cctgtaaTGAATAATGATAAACACTGCTTTGAATGTTATGGATATGACATTATCATTGATGACAAGCTTAAGCCATGGCTAATTGAG gtTAATGCTTCCCCTTCTCTTACTTCCAGTACTGCTAATGATCGCATCTTAAAGTATAATCTTATCAATGACACACTTAACATTGCTGTGCCTAATGGGGAAATTCCAGACTGTAAATGGAATAAATCTCCACCAAAAGAGGTTCTTGGCAATTATGAAGTCTT ATATGATGAAGAGATGGCGCAAAGTGATGGGCCTGATCGTGACTTGCGAAGTCGTTCTGGGCAATCTGCTGGAGTAAAAGGAAATCGTGCAAGAGATTCAGGAAAGCCTGTACTAACTACCTGGAAGTGa